The sequence AGTTTCAATGATGCCTGTGTTGGCGATACTTTTCAGAAATCTGGTGTTTCAACTATATTGTTTGAAGCGGGTCATTTTAAGCAAGATTATCAACGCGAAAAAACCCGCGAGTTTATTTTCTATTCCTTACTTTCTTTGTTTGATATTATTGATGAAAATGAGGCCTCAATTAATTATGAGGAGTATTTCGATATTCCCGAAAACCTGAAGAATTACAATGATTTTATCCTTAGAAATGTAAAATTACAGAATCATGAAAAATTGGTTTCTATTGCAATTCAATATGAAGAAGTTTTGAAAAATGATAGAATTGATTTTGAAGCCATAATACAAGAAATTGGAGATTTAAAAGATAGCTTCGGACACTTAGAGAAAAATATTAAGGGAACTGAAATTTTAACAAATTCGCAAGATAATTTAACAGTTGGCGCAAATATTTCAGAAATTATTGATAAATCGAACAATTCGATACTATATTTTCAATAATTTAGTTCTTTAATAAATTAGAACTTTATAAATTTGCAAAAAAAAGATAATTATGCCGAAATTTAAATTAGACGACACAGATCATAAAATTCTCGATTTATTAATCGACAACACACGAATTCCATTTACTGATATTGCGAAACAGTTGGAGATTTCTGCGGGTACAGTTCACGTTCGCGTTAAAAAGATGGAAGAGGCCGGTATCATTACTGGTTCTTCACTTCAAGTTGATTATAAAAAATTGGGATATTCCTTTATCGCTTATGTGGGGATTTTCATTTTTAAAACTTCACAGACCCAATTTGTTTTGGAACGTTTAAGCCACATTCCTTTTGTGACCGTTGCACACGTAACCACTGGAAAGTTCAATATTTTTTGTAAAATTAGAGCAAGCGATACTGCTCACGCGAAGGATATTATTTATCAAATTGATGACATTGAAGGTGTTAGTCGCACCGAGACTATGATTTCTATGGAAGAAAGCATCAATGATAAAAAACGATTATTGCACTCTATTTTTAAAGAAATATAATATTTCACACAACTTTATACTAAAGCCTTTGCCTTCCAGCAAAGGTTTTTTTTATCTTTCGTAAAAAATAATATGAAATCATCAGATCTTGCACCTCTAGAGTACAACCCTTTTTACAAACGGTACATTGACTTGGTAGATAACATTGATTTGTTAGACGCTTTTAAAAATGGAATGTCAAGTACTCAATCTTTTTTTGAAAATATTCCAGAGGATAAATGGAACTTTCAATATGCTCCAAATAAGTGGACTCCTAAAGATATTTTGATGCACATCTCAGATACAGAAAGAGTTTTCGGATATAGAGCATTATATTTTGCGCGTAGCAACAACGCCGAGTTAAAGGGTTTTGATGAAAATATATTTGCTGAAAATGCCTTCGCTAATAACAAAACAGTGGATGAGCTTCTTCAAAATTATTTAGCAGTGCGAAATGCGACTTTGAGTCTTTTCAAAAATTTTAATACAAACCAATTAATGCAAATTGGTCAAGCAAACGGCAGCAATATGTCCACGCGAGCTGCAGGATTTATTATTTGTGGTCATGAAAAACATCATTGTAATATTATAACGGAACGCTATTTATGATGAAATTTTTAAAACTTTTAAAGGAAACCTATTTAAGTTGGGATAAAAACGATCCTTGGGCTAAAAGTGCCATAATTGCATATTACGCACTTTTTTCTTTGCCATCATTACTTATAATTATTGTGCATTTTGCTGGTGTATTTTTTGGAAGAGAAGCCGTACAAGGTAGAATAACTGGCGAAATAAGCGGATTGATTGGCGAAGGAAGCGCAGATTTGATTCAAGCTATGATAATCAATTCGGCGCTCTCTGAGAGCTCCGTATTATTTGTAATATTTGGTGTTGGTATTCTGATTTTCGGTGCTACAGGAGTGTTCTTTCAGCTTCAAAGGGCATTAAATAATATATGGAGCGTGCGTTCAAAGAAAAATAACATAATAGATACTTTAAAACGAAGAGCGGTTTCTTTCGGAATGGTTTTGATTATTGGACTTTTAATGCTCATCTCGCTTGTACTTAGCAGTGCAATTAATGCTTTGAGTGAGTTTTTAGGAAATTATTACAGCGAACTTTCTTCCAATTTAATTGAAGTATTCAATTTTATAATTTCTCAAATTTTTATCACGGCACTGTTTGCAGCTATTTTTACACTGCTTCCAGATGTGAAGATAAAGTGGAAAACCAACCTTATAGGAGCTTTTATGACTTCCTTGCTTTTTTTGGGAGGTAAATATTTAATTGGATTTTACTTTGCCAAATCAGATCCAGCTTCTGTTTACGGAGCGGCTGGAAGTGTAGTTTTAGTTTTGCTGTGGGTTTATTATACCTGTCTTATTTTATTCTTCGGAGCCGAATTTACTGTGAATTGGGCGCTACATAGAAATATAAAAATTGAACCAACTGACAATGCTACACTTTCCTACGAGCTTGAAATGGAAAAGCTTCGCGAATTCAAACGAAAAATTGAAGAGGATAAAAAAAAAGCTCAGACCTTAGAGAATAATTAAAATCCTTATGATTTATTAACAAAGATTAGTAAAAGATTAATATCCTAAGATTGATTAACCAGTTAACGCTTCTTATCTTTAATAAAAATAATTGTTTAATTAAAAATGAAAAAGATTATGGATATGAATAAGAGAATTGCAATTTTAGCTACAGACGGATTTGAAGAATCTGAATTAAAATCGCCTAAAGAAGCGATGGAAAAGGAAGGCTTTACCGTTGACATTATAAGTGAAAAAGAAGGAAAGATTAAGGCTTGGGCTGATGGAAATTGGGGAAAGGAATATTCTGTAACCAATACCATTGAAAACGCA comes from Aequorivita sublithincola DSM 14238 and encodes:
- a CDS encoding Lrp/AsnC family transcriptional regulator; its protein translation is MPKFKLDDTDHKILDLLIDNTRIPFTDIAKQLEISAGTVHVRVKKMEEAGIITGSSLQVDYKKLGYSFIAYVGIFIFKTSQTQFVLERLSHIPFVTVAHVTTGKFNIFCKIRASDTAHAKDIIYQIDDIEGVSRTETMISMEESINDKKRLLHSIFKEI
- a CDS encoding YihY/virulence factor BrkB family protein, with amino-acid sequence MMKFLKLLKETYLSWDKNDPWAKSAIIAYYALFSLPSLLIIIVHFAGVFFGREAVQGRITGEISGLIGEGSADLIQAMIINSALSESSVLFVIFGVGILIFGATGVFFQLQRALNNIWSVRSKKNNIIDTLKRRAVSFGMVLIIGLLMLISLVLSSAINALSEFLGNYYSELSSNLIEVFNFIISQIFITALFAAIFTLLPDVKIKWKTNLIGAFMTSLLFLGGKYLIGFYFAKSDPASVYGAAGSVVLVLLWVYYTCLILFFGAEFTVNWALHRNIKIEPTDNATLSYELEMEKLREFKRKIEEDKKKAQTLENN
- a CDS encoding DinB family protein; protein product: MKSSDLAPLEYNPFYKRYIDLVDNIDLLDAFKNGMSSTQSFFENIPEDKWNFQYAPNKWTPKDILMHISDTERVFGYRALYFARSNNAELKGFDENIFAENAFANNKTVDELLQNYLAVRNATLSLFKNFNTNQLMQIGQANGSNMSTRAAGFIICGHEKHHCNIITERYL